The following are encoded in a window of Arthrobacter woluwensis genomic DNA:
- a CDS encoding ABC transporter family substrate-binding protein: protein MKKSVSLGVALAASLALALTACGGGGAKGPEVGQGESAGGDLGKLIQTNPKDVKDLDQGGTLTVSVGDMGPNFNGFSNDGNTANNTALTAPVNAASCWTAAPDGKFSLDKDFCEDFHSELKNGKQTIAIKINEKATWNDGTPIDWRTFENTWKVLNGTNKDFDIVSSGVYEFIDSVKRGATDKDVVVTTSKPTYPLSSFFAGLLHPQVNTPEVFNKGFENNLRPEWMAGPFTVENYDSAAKTVSMIPNPKWWGAKPVLSRVIFRQMEASSTIAAFKNGEIDAVGARTLGRYKQVDGTKDADVRRGQRLFAGGLNINAKHPAVQDVAVRKAIFTAVDRAAIRKVRFNGLNWEEPDSSSMMLMPFSAYYQDNWPVREQGAEAAKKVLSDAGYAPNDKGIMAKDGKPVSFKITNYGDDPTLLATTQTLQKQLQAAGMDVGIDQIGDAELGKVLGQREFDVIMSGFTVGSDATDVVKQFYYSKTDENGLGNADLDRRILAIQSTADDAQRNKDAMNVEKDYLKQYFTMGSVFNGPQILFVKKGLANFGPTLFANLTDVPVADWTTVGWEKGSAHR, encoded by the coding sequence ATGAAGAAGAGCGTTTCACTCGGCGTCGCGCTCGCGGCGTCTTTAGCACTGGCACTGACCGCTTGCGGTGGAGGCGGAGCCAAGGGCCCTGAGGTGGGGCAGGGCGAGAGTGCCGGCGGTGACCTTGGAAAACTAATTCAGACCAATCCGAAGGACGTCAAGGATCTGGACCAGGGTGGAACATTGACGGTGTCCGTCGGGGACATGGGTCCAAATTTCAATGGGTTCAGCAACGATGGCAACACGGCGAACAACACCGCGCTGACGGCCCCCGTGAATGCCGCAAGCTGCTGGACCGCGGCACCTGACGGGAAGTTTTCCCTTGACAAGGACTTCTGTGAGGACTTCCACTCCGAACTGAAGAATGGAAAGCAGACCATCGCCATCAAGATCAATGAGAAAGCGACCTGGAACGATGGCACGCCCATTGACTGGAGGACTTTCGAGAACACCTGGAAGGTGCTCAATGGCACCAATAAGGACTTCGACATCGTCTCCTCGGGTGTCTACGAATTCATCGACTCGGTGAAGCGCGGCGCGACCGACAAGGATGTCGTCGTGACCACGTCTAAGCCGACGTACCCGCTCTCCAGTTTCTTCGCGGGACTGCTTCATCCACAGGTCAACACTCCTGAAGTGTTCAACAAGGGATTCGAGAACAACCTGCGACCGGAGTGGATGGCCGGTCCATTCACCGTGGAGAATTACGATTCCGCGGCCAAGACGGTGAGCATGATCCCCAACCCGAAATGGTGGGGCGCCAAGCCGGTGCTGAGCCGGGTGATTTTCCGCCAGATGGAGGCCAGCTCGACGATCGCCGCGTTCAAGAACGGCGAGATCGACGCCGTCGGAGCGCGTACTCTGGGCCGCTACAAGCAGGTGGACGGCACCAAGGACGCAGATGTCCGCCGGGGTCAACGACTCTTTGCGGGTGGGCTGAACATCAATGCCAAGCACCCTGCCGTGCAGGATGTCGCCGTCCGGAAAGCCATCTTCACAGCGGTGGACCGGGCCGCGATCCGTAAAGTGCGGTTCAATGGCCTGAATTGGGAAGAGCCCGATTCGAGTTCGATGATGCTGATGCCGTTCTCCGCGTACTACCAGGACAACTGGCCGGTGCGGGAGCAAGGTGCGGAAGCGGCCAAAAAGGTGCTGAGCGACGCGGGCTACGCACCGAATGACAAGGGCATCATGGCCAAGGATGGCAAGCCCGTAAGTTTCAAGATCACCAACTATGGTGACGATCCGACCTTGCTGGCCACCACGCAGACGCTGCAAAAGCAACTCCAGGCGGCCGGCATGGACGTCGGGATCGATCAGATCGGCGATGCCGAACTCGGCAAGGTGCTGGGGCAGCGCGAGTTCGATGTCATCATGTCGGGATTCACCGTGGGTTCTGACGCAACGGATGTGGTGAAGCAGTTCTACTACAGCAAGACCGATGAGAATGGCCTCGGAAATGCGGACCTGGACCGGCGGATCCTGGCGATTCAGAGCACCGCTGACGATGCGCAGCGCAACAAGGACGCCATGAATGTGGAGAAGGACTACCTGAAGCAGTACTTCACCATGGGTTCCGTCTTCAACGGACCGCAGATCCTCTTCGTCAAGAAGGGCCTGGCGAACTTCGGCCCGACCCTGTTCGCGAATCTCACGGACGTGCCCGTGGCGGACTGGACCACGGTGGGATGGGAGAAGGGTTCCGCCCACAGGTAG
- a CDS encoding Gfo/Idh/MocA family oxidoreductase, producing the protein MQRPAPLRTAVVGYGLAGRAFHSPLIEHSPDFSLDVIVTGDPGRSAAARETYPDVTVVPGFEDVLARAADLDVVVIATPPELHHPQAKAALEAGLDVVVDKPFTVTSAQGEELVALAERLGRTLAVYQNRRWDNAFLTLKALLAEGALGEVHRFNAGMERWSPGFSKAWKQASGVERGGGLLFDLGTHLVDCALQLFGPARVVHAEIAARRPGEPADDDVFLVLEHAPAGGGAPVLSHLSMTLSAAQPGPVFDVRGSAGSYLKYGFDPQERQLSAGLRPSDPGYGVEPEEASGTFSDGTVVRPVTSEPGGYQEFYRLLARHVRGEGPAPVEVAGETGPLAGLRLIEEARRIER; encoded by the coding sequence ATGCAGCGACCCGCGCCCCTGAGAACCGCCGTGGTGGGCTACGGACTGGCCGGCCGGGCCTTCCACTCACCCCTGATCGAGCACAGCCCCGACTTCAGCCTGGACGTGATCGTCACCGGCGATCCCGGACGATCGGCGGCCGCCCGCGAGACCTACCCCGACGTGACGGTGGTGCCCGGCTTCGAGGACGTTCTCGCCCGCGCCGCGGACCTGGACGTCGTGGTCATCGCCACCCCGCCCGAACTGCACCACCCGCAGGCGAAAGCCGCGCTGGAAGCGGGGCTCGACGTCGTCGTGGACAAACCGTTCACCGTCACCAGTGCGCAGGGGGAGGAGCTCGTGGCGCTCGCGGAGCGGCTGGGGCGCACGCTGGCCGTCTATCAGAACCGACGCTGGGACAACGCGTTCCTCACGCTGAAGGCGCTTCTGGCCGAGGGGGCGCTGGGCGAGGTGCACCGGTTCAACGCCGGCATGGAGCGCTGGTCGCCGGGCTTCTCCAAGGCGTGGAAGCAAGCCTCGGGAGTGGAGCGCGGCGGTGGCCTGCTCTTCGACCTGGGCACCCACCTGGTGGACTGCGCCCTCCAGCTCTTCGGCCCGGCACGCGTGGTGCACGCGGAGATCGCGGCGCGCCGCCCCGGTGAGCCGGCCGACGACGACGTGTTCCTCGTCCTGGAGCACGCTCCGGCGGGCGGTGGGGCGCCGGTGCTGAGCCACCTGTCGATGACCCTCTCCGCCGCCCAGCCGGGCCCGGTGTTCGACGTCCGCGGAAGCGCCGGGAGCTACCTGAAGTACGGTTTCGACCCGCAGGAACGCCAGCTCTCGGCGGGACTGCGGCCGTCCGACCCGGGCTACGGCGTGGAGCCCGAGGAGGCGTCCGGGACGTTCAGCGACGGCACCGTGGTGCGGCCAGTGACGAGTGAGCCCGGCGGGTATCAGGAGTTCTACCGGCTCCTGGCGCGGCATGTGCGCGGCGAAGGACCCGCGCCCGTCGAGGTGGCCGGTGAGACCGGACCGCTCGCGGGGCTGCGCCTGATCGAGGAGGCACGGCGGATCGAACGCTGA
- the ald gene encoding alanine dehydrogenase, producing the protein MIIGVPKEIKNNEFRVAITASGVHELRHHGHEVLIEAGAGLGSGITDAEYETAGATLLADADEVWARADMVMKVKEPIAAEYHRFREGLILFTYLHLAAEPELTARLVESGVTAIAYETVQEGRALPLLAPMSEVAGRLSVQVGASSLLAPNGGKGILLGGVPGVRPANVVVLGAGVAGTNAAVMAMGAGADVTILDININRLRELDALYGGRLKTVASNSYEIERALVEADLVIGSVLIPGAKAPKLVTNELVAKMKPGSVLVDIAVDQGGCFEDTHPTTHEDPTFKVHNSIFYCVANMPGAVPNTSTYALTNVTLRYAVALANLGVRAAFERDAALAAGLNVAAGKVAHHSVSDASGLELSDWRDLV; encoded by the coding sequence ATGATCATCGGTGTCCCCAAGGAAATCAAGAACAACGAATTCCGCGTGGCCATCACGGCCTCCGGTGTCCACGAACTGCGTCACCACGGCCACGAGGTCCTCATCGAGGCGGGGGCCGGCCTCGGTTCCGGCATCACCGACGCCGAGTACGAAACGGCCGGCGCCACCCTGCTGGCCGACGCCGATGAGGTCTGGGCCCGTGCCGACATGGTCATGAAGGTCAAGGAGCCCATCGCCGCGGAGTACCACCGTTTCCGTGAGGGCCTCATCCTCTTCACCTACCTGCACCTGGCCGCTGAGCCCGAACTGACCGCACGACTCGTGGAGTCCGGGGTCACGGCCATCGCGTACGAGACCGTGCAGGAAGGCCGCGCCCTCCCGCTGCTCGCCCCCATGTCCGAGGTGGCCGGCCGACTCTCCGTGCAGGTCGGTGCCTCCTCCCTCCTGGCCCCGAACGGCGGCAAGGGCATCCTCCTGGGCGGCGTCCCCGGCGTGCGCCCGGCGAACGTCGTCGTCCTCGGCGCCGGTGTGGCGGGCACCAACGCCGCCGTCATGGCCATGGGCGCCGGTGCGGATGTCACCATCCTCGACATCAACATCAACCGCCTCCGCGAGCTCGACGCCCTCTACGGCGGCCGCCTGAAGACCGTGGCCTCCAACTCCTACGAGATCGAGCGCGCCCTGGTCGAGGCCGACCTGGTCATCGGCTCCGTCCTGATCCCGGGCGCCAAGGCCCCCAAGCTCGTCACCAATGAGCTGGTCGCCAAGATGAAGCCGGGCTCGGTCCTGGTGGACATCGCCGTGGACCAGGGCGGCTGCTTCGAGGACACCCACCCCACCACGCACGAGGACCCCACCTTCAAGGTCCACAACTCGATCTTCTACTGCGTGGCGAACATGCCGGGCGCCGTCCCGAACACCTCCACCTACGCGCTGACCAACGTCACCCTCCGCTACGCCGTGGCGCTGGCCAACCTGGGCGTCCGGGCCGCTTTCGAGCGCGACGCCGCCCTGGCCGCCGGCCTGAACGTGGCGGCGGGCAAGGTGGCGCACCACTCGGTCTCCGACGCCTCCGGCCTGGAACTCTCCGACTGGCGCGACCTGGTCTAG
- a CDS encoding PucR family transcriptional regulator, translating into MQQPDVEQLVEQLAARLGRGLSLEDLDGLLVAYSSNQEQADRVRVNFLLTKRVPPDVSAWQLSHGISAAVRPVVVPANDELGMLGRVCVPLLVRGFRVGYLWVQQSSGETSAAPILGQLAEVRHEIELLATLLLESNTAESEQRKRREVEFLSACSGERGAIAAVGNWPEVHGKGPWQLITVLDAGARHEPEDPLAASLTHRSAALQSTVGVQEALFSAGRPSHSVMLFRASQGRAVHAQVLVHYQLELAKRSGQGRPRIVLGLSEPFGEIRKLPDAYGESRTAALAGVVEPSLGELVDCRDTGIYQFFATAAQGPMDWGGASTLNFAALEAGDKNQELRPVLEMIYDTGGTVQDVADELHLHRSTVYNRLAKVRQIIGADPLKGSVRLELHAALKAARWHGRPRV; encoded by the coding sequence ATGCAGCAACCCGATGTCGAACAGCTCGTCGAGCAGCTCGCCGCCCGCCTGGGGCGTGGCCTGTCCCTGGAGGATCTGGACGGTCTCCTCGTGGCGTACAGCTCCAATCAGGAGCAGGCGGACCGTGTGCGGGTGAACTTCCTGCTCACCAAGAGGGTGCCGCCGGACGTCAGCGCCTGGCAGCTCTCCCACGGCATCTCGGCCGCCGTCAGGCCCGTCGTGGTCCCGGCCAATGACGAGCTCGGCATGCTCGGCCGCGTCTGCGTCCCGCTCCTGGTGCGCGGCTTCCGGGTGGGGTACCTCTGGGTGCAGCAGAGCAGTGGCGAGACCAGCGCCGCGCCGATCCTGGGCCAGCTGGCCGAGGTCCGTCACGAGATCGAGCTCCTGGCGACGCTCCTCCTCGAATCCAACACGGCCGAATCGGAACAGCGTAAGCGCCGCGAGGTCGAGTTCCTCTCCGCCTGCTCGGGAGAGCGTGGGGCGATCGCCGCCGTCGGCAATTGGCCGGAGGTGCACGGGAAGGGGCCGTGGCAGCTGATCACGGTGCTCGACGCCGGCGCGCGCCACGAGCCCGAGGATCCCCTGGCGGCCTCCCTCACGCACCGCAGCGCGGCGCTGCAGTCCACGGTCGGTGTGCAGGAGGCCCTCTTCAGCGCAGGCCGCCCCAGCCACTCCGTCATGCTGTTCCGGGCCTCGCAGGGCCGGGCCGTGCATGCGCAGGTCCTGGTGCATTATCAGCTGGAACTCGCCAAACGGTCGGGCCAGGGCAGGCCGCGGATCGTCCTGGGGCTCAGCGAGCCCTTCGGGGAGATCCGGAAGCTGCCGGATGCTTACGGCGAGTCGCGGACGGCCGCGCTCGCCGGCGTCGTCGAGCCGTCACTCGGTGAGCTGGTCGACTGCCGCGACACGGGCATCTACCAGTTCTTCGCGACGGCGGCGCAGGGCCCCATGGACTGGGGCGGCGCGAGCACGCTGAACTTCGCTGCGCTGGAGGCCGGGGACAAGAACCAGGAGCTGCGGCCGGTGCTGGAGATGATCTATGACACCGGCGGGACCGTGCAGGACGTGGCGGACGAGCTCCACCTGCACCGCAGCACCGTCTACAACCGGCTTGCGAAGGTCCGCCAGATCATCGGCGCGGACCCGCTCAAGGGCTCCGTCCGCCTGGAGCTGCACGCGGCGCTGAAGGCGGCGCGCTGGCACGGCCGCCCGCGCGTCTGA
- a CDS encoding helix-turn-helix domain-containing protein, whose protein sequence is MEQSTFKAQPHTTGPLTADAASGLRRALDGGQDVTVFVDGTVFRLPDGARDAVVDLLTRLSRGETVTVSSGDAARTESRNPLDDELLTTSKAAELAGISHTYLRNMTDRGEIPVQYRGTHRRIRRGDITAWLASQKASHPGTVD, encoded by the coding sequence ATGGAGCAGTCGACGTTTAAGGCCCAGCCGCACACCACCGGCCCCCTCACCGCAGACGCCGCCTCCGGGCTGCGTCGAGCGCTCGACGGCGGCCAGGACGTCACCGTCTTCGTGGACGGCACGGTCTTCCGGCTCCCCGATGGCGCACGAGACGCCGTCGTGGACCTCCTGACCCGCCTGTCCCGCGGGGAGACCGTCACCGTGAGCAGCGGCGACGCCGCCCGCACGGAGTCCCGGAACCCGCTCGATGACGAACTGCTCACCACGAGCAAGGCGGCGGAGCTGGCCGGCATCTCCCACACGTACCTGCGCAACATGACGGACCGGGGTGAGATCCCGGTCCAGTACCGCGGCACGCACCGCCGGATCCGCCGCGGCGACATCACCGCCTGGCTGGCCTCGCAGAAGGCCTCACACCCCGGAACCGTAGACTGA